From Streptomyces sp. CMB-StM0423, a single genomic window includes:
- a CDS encoding SPFH domain-containing protein gives MITFLLVALLVVGVVFVVLVALARPDRQPAAGTPSRSGTPAPPRPPRSGGPRFSFGLHVVPAGKVGIVTRRFGRGDPEGRYRYVTPHKEGRGIQARVLVPGRTYWLPPLLYRVKLAPRTYVPADKVGLVTAREGARRPAQRTLGRQVECDCFQDGEAFLRNGGEQGRQIAILPGDSSYDINRALFDVELAPRTYVEPGTVALVIAKDGKVRPPDRPFGRYVECDNFQDGEAFLREGGEQGRQLAILTGGSYYNINPDLFEVITTGTVGNTRQDGLTADHLKEIAIQIGETGVVVTLDGAEARKDERPIGPIIPGHSNFRLPWEFLARGGQRGVQEETLGEGSVYALNPWFVRVVLIPTRTLVIEWTKKERSPSNYDAALRPILVNVMGHRLQVDISQTLEIPEPAAPTLVSRFGGAHTSRLGGLVDDPLPVQRFVERVLGGMVETYFNAIASASTVEEFLSMYASTRTDLSSQVRNALAAWGIEARGTTLGEFESSDPELDRARRRLADKQMETRELEAEENNSVIRERIRDRERRGERKDRMLETVVLERKIELLGGDTIAKEMFLRQLKGMGVPEVVSGNADELLRHLPLQRALALIESAQRHARMAALPKGAEGAKSIEAGAEAEGAMDAVDIEEDEDGSAVL, from the coding sequence ATGATCACCTTTTTACTCGTGGCGCTTCTCGTCGTGGGCGTCGTTTTCGTCGTGCTGGTCGCCCTGGCCCGGCCCGATCGGCAGCCCGCCGCCGGGACCCCGTCCCGGTCGGGTACTCCGGCGCCGCCCCGGCCACCGCGCAGTGGTGGACCGCGGTTCAGTTTCGGCCTGCACGTGGTGCCCGCGGGCAAAGTGGGGATCGTCACCCGCCGGTTCGGCCGCGGCGACCCCGAAGGGCGTTACAGATACGTCACGCCGCACAAAGAGGGCCGCGGCATCCAGGCCCGCGTGCTGGTACCGGGCCGGACGTACTGGCTCCCGCCCCTGCTGTACCGGGTCAAGCTCGCACCGCGGACGTACGTGCCCGCGGACAAGGTCGGGCTCGTGACCGCGCGCGAGGGCGCCAGGCGGCCGGCGCAGCGGACGCTGGGCCGGCAGGTGGAATGCGACTGCTTCCAGGACGGCGAGGCTTTTCTCCGGAACGGCGGTGAGCAGGGCCGGCAGATCGCGATTCTGCCCGGCGACTCCTCGTACGACATCAACCGCGCGCTATTCGATGTCGAACTGGCGCCGCGTACGTACGTGGAGCCGGGGACCGTGGCTCTCGTCATCGCGAAGGACGGCAAAGTGCGGCCCCCCGACCGGCCGTTCGGCCGCTATGTGGAATGCGACAACTTCCAGGACGGTGAGGCGTTCCTGCGTGAGGGCGGCGAGCAGGGCAGGCAACTGGCCATCCTCACCGGCGGGTCGTACTACAACATCAATCCGGACCTCTTCGAGGTGATCACCACCGGCACGGTGGGGAACACCCGCCAGGACGGACTCACCGCGGATCACCTCAAGGAAATCGCCATCCAGATCGGTGAGACCGGTGTCGTGGTGACCCTGGACGGCGCCGAGGCGAGGAAGGACGAACGGCCCATCGGGCCGATTATTCCCGGCCACAGCAATTTCCGGCTGCCCTGGGAATTCCTCGCCAGAGGCGGACAGCGGGGGGTGCAGGAAGAGACGCTGGGCGAGGGCTCCGTATACGCCCTGAACCCCTGGTTCGTACGGGTCGTGCTCATTCCCACGCGTACGCTCGTCATCGAGTGGACGAAGAAGGAACGCTCCCCGAGTAACTACGACGCGGCGCTCCGGCCCATCCTCGTGAACGTCATGGGCCACCGGCTGCAGGTCGACATCTCGCAGACCCTGGAGATCCCGGAGCCGGCCGCTCCCACCCTGGTCAGCAGGTTCGGCGGCGCGCACACCTCCCGCCTCGGCGGGCTGGTGGACGATCCGCTTCCGGTGCAGCGGTTCGTGGAGCGGGTGCTGGGGGGAATGGTCGAGACGTATTTCAACGCCATCGCCTCGGCCTCCACGGTGGAGGAATTCCTCAGCATGTACGCGAGTACGCGGACGGACCTCTCCTCCCAGGTACGCAACGCGCTCGCCGCCTGGGGAATCGAGGCGCGGGGCACGACGCTGGGCGAATTCGAGTCCTCCGACCCCGAACTCGACCGGGCCCGGCGGCGGCTCGCAGACAAGCAGATGGAAACCCGCGAACTGGAGGCGGAGGAGAACAACTCGGTCATCCGGGAACGTATCCGCGACCGCGAACGGCGCGGCGAGCGGAAGGACCGGATGCTGGAGACGGTGGTGCTGGAGCGGAAGATCGAGCTGCTCGGCGGCGACACCATCGCCAAGGAGATGTTCCTGCGCCAACTGAAGGGCATGGGCGTGCCGGAGGTCGTGAGCGGGAACGCGGACGAGCTGCTGCGCCATCTCCCGCTGCAGCGCGCCCTCGCGCTGATCGAGAGCGCGCAGCGGCACGCCAGGATGGCGGCGCTGCCGAAGGGTGCCGAGGGCGCGAAGAGCATCGAGGCCGGTGCGGAGGCCGAGGGGGCCATGGACGCCGTGGACATCGAGGAGGACGAGGACGGGTCAGCGGTTCTGTAA
- a CDS encoding TIR domain-containing protein — MADVFISYAAEDRAWAGELAAGLRRNGVRVFFDECSLLPGDVVVHQLEAAIRRSTHGIQVLSPVAVHKPWVLQEYAALLTASTQRGLRFIPVLHSGMDIGALPFAATRLWVDFRDVTGRDFDDKVTELARVILGEEPGTNGESEAMDLRDTAARPLDVPAEPSFVVCYARQERDYARRLLPALSRAGLPVWSISHLTWGDDVLWTIRAQIRHALGIIVLMSPDAENSEDVTREILEGQRHSRPFFPILVRGDRHFLLASTWHFDARTGSLPGHVELDLLRRLQNAGVPSPAAGEMAPARAVSPAPSPASSAPVALPDAPAGVRLGALLAEEEWEHADLLTTALLLRAVDRLESGWLRRGDGRRLPGGLLREVDAAWAEFSGGRYGFRTQRERARPASARHRDFLALSLAYGWRGSVEDAVSEYRAFAGQDRPPGFFPTLRNPQNERYPDWYDQWTETVLAVHLRMRAKGGAE, encoded by the coding sequence GTGGCGGACGTCTTCATCTCCTACGCGGCCGAAGACCGCGCGTGGGCGGGGGAACTGGCGGCGGGGCTCCGGCGCAACGGGGTGCGGGTCTTTTTCGACGAGTGCAGTCTGCTGCCCGGCGATGTCGTCGTTCATCAGCTCGAAGCGGCCATACGCCGCTCCACGCACGGAATTCAGGTACTCAGCCCGGTGGCCGTGCACAAGCCCTGGGTGCTCCAGGAGTACGCCGCGCTGCTGACCGCCTCGACGCAGCGCGGGCTGCGGTTCATCCCCGTACTCCACAGCGGGATGGATATCGGTGCGCTGCCCTTTGCGGCCACCCGATTATGGGTCGATTTCCGGGACGTCACCGGGCGGGATTTCGACGACAAGGTGACCGAGCTGGCCCGGGTGATCCTCGGCGAAGAGCCCGGCACGAACGGCGAGTCGGAGGCGATGGATCTCCGCGATACGGCCGCCCGCCCTCTCGACGTACCGGCCGAGCCGTCTTTCGTCGTCTGCTACGCGCGCCAGGAACGGGACTACGCCCGCCGGCTGCTGCCCGCGCTGTCCAGGGCCGGTCTTCCCGTCTGGTCCATCAGCCATCTGACGTGGGGCGACGACGTTCTGTGGACGATCCGCGCGCAGATCCGGCACGCGCTGGGGATCATCGTCCTGATGTCCCCGGACGCCGAGAACTCCGAGGACGTCACCAGGGAAATCCTGGAGGGGCAGCGGCACAGCCGCCCCTTCTTTCCCATTCTGGTCCGGGGCGACCGGCACTTCCTGCTGGCGAGCACCTGGCATTTCGACGCCCGTACGGGCTCGCTCCCCGGGCACGTGGAACTCGACCTGCTGCGCCGCCTCCAGAATGCGGGTGTGCCCTCCCCCGCGGCCGGTGAAATGGCGCCGGCGCGTGCGGTATCGCCTGCCCCGTCGCCGGCCTCTTCGGCTCCGGTGGCGCTCCCCGACGCGCCCGCCGGGGTGCGGCTCGGTGCGCTGCTCGCGGAGGAGGAGTGGGAGCACGCCGACCTGCTGACCACCGCCCTGCTGCTACGGGCCGTCGACCGGCTGGAGAGCGGCTGGCTGCGGCGCGGCGACGGGCGGCGGCTGCCCGGCGGGCTGCTGCGCGAAGTGGACGCGGCCTGGGCGGAGTTCTCGGGCGGCAGGTACGGATTTCGGACACAGCGGGAAAGGGCGCGTCCCGCGAGTGCGCGTCACCGCGATTTCCTGGCACTCTCGTTGGCGTACGGCTGGCGCGGCTCGGTGGAGGACGCCGTTTCGGAATACCGTGCGTTCGCCGGCCAGGACAGACCCCCCGGGTTCTTTCCCACGCTCCGTAACCCGCAGAACGAGCGCTACCCGGACTGGTACGACCAGTGGACGGAAACCGTACTTGCCGTGCACCTGCGTATGCGAGCGAAGGGCGGAGCGGAATGA
- a CDS encoding phosphotransferase family protein: MESITKNRQSPDALRAMVGRAYGADRVPVGDGWAAELGHGWFNVAYRIRLRDGAEVVVKIAPPPEVEVMTYERGAMSVELRMLDLLRTHTSVPVPAVDFADLSREVCDAEYFFMPYIDGDNLGVIAKELSAAARDSLMEQVGAANREINSLRGDAFGPLAGPGGPSWRAVFSGMVEDVLADGERRGVDLGWDYGAVRAVFGAHAGSLDEVTEPRLVEWDLWAGNVMVRDGKIVGVIDHERAFYGDPLIESGFAGTQMAAFGHPVPFMRGYGRPELTATQQVRRRLYCLHLMLIMVIETVYRGHTDSKQYDWARIRLDEAMALFGHTRR; encoded by the coding sequence GTGGAGAGCATCACCAAGAACAGGCAGTCCCCCGACGCTCTGCGTGCCATGGTCGGGCGTGCGTACGGGGCCGACCGCGTGCCCGTGGGGGACGGGTGGGCCGCCGAGTTGGGGCACGGGTGGTTCAACGTCGCGTATCGCATCCGGTTGCGTGACGGGGCCGAGGTCGTGGTGAAGATCGCGCCGCCGCCGGAGGTGGAGGTCATGACGTACGAGCGCGGCGCCATGTCCGTCGAGCTGCGCATGCTGGATCTCCTCCGTACGCACACCTCCGTGCCGGTCCCCGCCGTCGACTTCGCCGATCTCAGCCGCGAGGTGTGCGACGCGGAGTACTTCTTCATGCCGTACATCGACGGCGACAACCTCGGTGTCATCGCCAAGGAACTTTCCGCCGCCGCACGGGACTCGCTCATGGAGCAGGTCGGCGCGGCCAACCGGGAGATCAACTCGCTGCGCGGGGACGCCTTCGGGCCGCTCGCCGGGCCCGGGGGGCCGAGTTGGCGGGCGGTGTTCAGCGGCATGGTCGAGGACGTCCTCGCCGACGGTGAGCGCCGGGGCGTCGACCTCGGCTGGGACTACGGCGCCGTCCGTGCCGTCTTCGGCGCCCACGCCGGCAGCCTCGACGAGGTGACCGAGCCGCGCCTCGTCGAGTGGGACCTGTGGGCCGGCAACGTCATGGTGCGCGACGGCAAGATCGTCGGGGTCATCGACCACGAGCGCGCCTTCTACGGCGACCCGTTGATCGAGTCCGGCTTCGCGGGCACCCAGATGGCGGCCTTCGGCCACCCGGTGCCGTTCATGCGCGGCTACGGCCGCCCGGAGCTGACTGCGACGCAGCAGGTGCGCCGCCGGCTGTACTGCCTCCATCTGATGCTGATCATGGTCATCGAGACGGTCTACCGCGGCCACACCGACAGCAAGCAGTACGACTGGGCCCGCATCCGGCTCGACGAGGCCATGGCCCTGTTCGGCCACACCCGCCGCTGA
- a CDS encoding protein kinase domain-containing protein translates to MSGDSGTVAGRFRLLDHLDSGNMGEVHRAEDLDAPEDSPARVVALKLIRRRRSGTLVQTQADPHAAARFAREVRIMRLLSHPNLPRTIDGGVDEANGDLPYLAMEFLDGYPLADLIAEEGQLPVSWVAAVGAQIADALAAAHASEVVHRDLKPRNVMLTRGGAVKVLDFGIGRIVDDPDGTRLTSTGATVGTARYMAPEQFEASLVTQAADLYALGCVLHEMLLGNPPFVGNSDFDIRDKHLHQEPTPVRLLRRDVPEALARLVDLLLAKNPADRPADAVAVREALLPFVTQGVPLPVWQDFDPVKWILRPARDAVRAATQKSSGPTVPEPAKRPLSGSAMDVFGVHTKLIDDYRSFTEGGTVIRDERVRDFVKRDLDAKSQWPNPWLSLNPFFASSGTVAELAAQNVLHSECAKIFQAGKAENSTVCDGRPLTLHRHQRAAIDAAAAGVSYVLTTGTGSGKSLAYMVPIVDRVLRERQEAGPDAPGRVRAIIVYPMNALANSQLKELEKYLRNGYGEGNEPITFARYTGQEDDETRRRIRRDPPDILLTNYVMLELMLTRPDDRDSLVAMAEGLQFLVFDELHTYRGRQGADVALLIRRVRDACRADDVQCIGTSATMSTEGSLEDQQKVVADMATKLFGTKVSPDHVIGETLVRATGEPPSAVPAKRLAGAAAPSAYADLVTDPLARWIETYFGLGTDDATGQLVRQKPGRIEDAAAELARQSGVGEERCADALRETLEAGSQAYHPVTERPLFAFRLHQFLSKGDTVYVTLESKAGRHATRDYQRVRPGTDGHVLMPLAFCRECGQEYLTVWRTERDGEIRYEPRRDTAATGGRAGDGYLYIDTDRYPDTAPWPHTSDEAIADRRLPESWLEIDDKGQEVVKKSYRDRLPRAVTVDPYGNESKGELHAAFIPAPFLFCLHCSVAYEQTRGKDFAKLATLDQEGRSSATSLISASVVRSLDSVPEAALPKEARKLLTFVDNRQDASLQAGHFNDFVQVTELRGALYRAVVDAGQDGIQHEELTSRVANALALDPSVYTGESDLPPRLAAAAARTLRDVIAFRLYLDLERGWRVTMPNLEQTGLLEIDYADLPWVAEREDRWAKAHPSLREADTSLRAEIMKVLLDEMRRSLAIDVQYFRDDFDSLQSASEERLVDPWRLSKSDSPKVATAYPRSSKPGMDRTGLFLSARGKYGKYLRRTHRGFRDGLDQTELQTVIEDLLKVLRNAGLVTEVSVAPQRARYVRRPPATATGYRVSAAAIIWRAGTSETGAHDPLTRTYASGDGPRVNAFFRQLYREAADGLSGLLAREHTAQVAPADRQQREEDFGKADLKLLYCSPTMELGVDISSLNAVMMRNVPPTPANYAQRSGRAGRSGQPALVTTYCATGNSHDQYYFRRSHRMVAGAVAPPRLDLANEDLVRSHLQAIWLAEAGLALGRAIPQVLDIAHHESSGRPAPGLDLLDDIRTASHDPGAQARTVAAARRVLGPLLPRFGETTWWDERWIEDAVGRAPRDFDRAFDRWRDLYRTALVDQYVQNKRVLDHTLTEKSRRDAFRRRTQAETQLNLLKNESADNRSVLSDFNPYRYLASEGFLPGYSFPRLPLAAYIPTRGGRQGDGDYLQRPRFLAIREFGPGALIYHEGARYQVTRIQLPPDSTGDISTGEARRCAHCGYLDEPEQRRDTCEMCQKPLGAPTYGLLHLHTVYTRHRERISSDEEERRRAGYRLETSYRFRYHGTRRGRQDARLADSAGALATLTYGDSATVRITNVGRLRAKDNEPPGYWLDPADGRWMNERDASDASGDSSEMPVVDADGKEKRRKKRVIPFVEDRRNILVVTLDEPLPEPVALTLMYALERGIETAFELEDSELTSELLPPADGPCDRLLFTEAAEGGAGVLRRIQAEPGALARAARQALAVCHFDEHGEDDAGPQSDRPCARGCYDCLLTYGNQLHHGAINRHDVTDLLLRLASAVATSEKRGETSTEQHLRLMTATATATASAPAAESGPAEAAAPTEAEFLDWLRDHGLRLPDEAGITVSGADARPDFVYRMPGVNLAVFVGGEDGPGRDEDAEDRLDVAGWDVIRFPRGGDWEAIAAEHAHYFGLGPSR, encoded by the coding sequence ATGAGTGGGGATTCCGGGACGGTTGCGGGGCGGTTCCGGCTGCTGGACCACCTGGACTCGGGGAACATGGGTGAGGTTCACCGCGCCGAGGACCTGGACGCGCCCGAGGACTCGCCCGCACGCGTCGTCGCACTCAAGCTCATCCGCCGTCGCCGCTCAGGCACCCTGGTGCAGACGCAGGCCGATCCGCATGCGGCGGCAAGGTTTGCGCGCGAAGTGCGCATCATGCGTCTGCTGAGCCACCCCAACCTGCCTCGGACCATCGACGGGGGAGTGGATGAGGCCAACGGTGATCTGCCCTACCTCGCCATGGAGTTCCTGGACGGATACCCGCTCGCCGACCTGATAGCGGAGGAGGGCCAGTTACCGGTCTCCTGGGTCGCCGCCGTAGGGGCACAGATAGCCGATGCCCTGGCAGCCGCCCATGCCTCCGAGGTAGTCCACCGGGACCTCAAGCCCCGCAACGTGATGCTCACCCGCGGGGGCGCGGTGAAGGTCCTGGACTTCGGGATCGGCCGCATCGTCGACGACCCGGACGGAACCAGGCTGACCAGCACGGGAGCGACGGTCGGCACGGCTCGCTACATGGCGCCGGAACAGTTCGAGGCCAGCCTCGTCACCCAGGCCGCCGATCTGTACGCACTCGGGTGCGTGCTCCACGAGATGCTTCTGGGGAACCCGCCCTTCGTCGGCAACAGTGACTTCGACATCCGGGACAAGCATCTCCACCAGGAGCCGACTCCGGTGCGGCTGCTTCGCCGGGACGTGCCGGAGGCGCTGGCCCGGCTGGTGGACCTCCTCCTCGCGAAGAACCCCGCTGACCGCCCGGCCGACGCCGTCGCCGTACGGGAGGCGTTGCTGCCCTTCGTGACGCAGGGCGTCCCGCTCCCCGTCTGGCAGGACTTCGACCCGGTGAAGTGGATCCTGCGGCCGGCCAGGGACGCCGTCAGGGCCGCCACACAGAAGTCCTCGGGCCCGACGGTCCCCGAGCCGGCGAAGCGACCTCTGTCAGGTTCCGCCATGGACGTCTTCGGTGTGCACACGAAACTCATCGACGACTACCGCTCCTTCACCGAGGGCGGCACGGTGATCCGCGACGAACGCGTCAGGGACTTCGTGAAAAGGGACCTCGACGCCAAGTCGCAATGGCCCAACCCCTGGCTGTCGCTCAACCCCTTCTTCGCCTCGTCCGGAACCGTTGCCGAACTGGCCGCCCAGAACGTCCTGCACAGCGAGTGCGCGAAGATCTTCCAGGCGGGGAAGGCCGAGAACTCCACCGTGTGCGACGGCCGCCCGCTCACTCTGCACCGCCACCAGCGTGCGGCGATCGACGCGGCTGCGGCCGGCGTCTCCTACGTCCTCACCACGGGCACCGGTTCCGGAAAGTCCCTCGCCTACATGGTCCCGATCGTCGACCGGGTGCTCAGGGAACGGCAGGAAGCCGGACCTGACGCACCCGGGCGGGTGCGGGCGATCATTGTCTACCCGATGAACGCCCTCGCCAACAGCCAGCTCAAGGAGCTGGAGAAGTACCTGCGCAACGGTTACGGCGAGGGCAACGAGCCCATCACCTTCGCCCGCTACACCGGCCAGGAGGACGACGAGACCCGCCGCCGGATTCGCCGGGACCCGCCGGACATCCTGCTCACCAACTACGTGATGCTGGAATTGATGCTCACCCGGCCCGACGACCGCGACAGCCTCGTGGCCATGGCTGAGGGGCTCCAGTTTCTCGTCTTCGACGAACTGCACACCTACCGCGGCCGGCAGGGCGCGGACGTGGCCCTCCTCATCCGCCGGGTGCGCGACGCCTGCCGCGCCGACGACGTGCAGTGCATCGGCACCTCCGCCACGATGTCCACCGAAGGCAGCTTGGAGGACCAGCAGAAGGTGGTGGCCGATATGGCCACCAAGCTCTTCGGTACGAAGGTCAGCCCCGACCACGTCATCGGTGAGACCCTCGTCCGGGCCACCGGCGAGCCCCCGTCCGCCGTGCCGGCCAAGCGCCTGGCAGGAGCTGCCGCACCAAGCGCCTACGCCGACCTCGTGACCGATCCCCTCGCGCGTTGGATCGAGACGTACTTCGGCCTTGGGACCGACGACGCCACAGGGCAACTCGTACGGCAGAAGCCCGGGAGGATCGAGGACGCAGCCGCCGAGCTGGCACGGCAGAGCGGCGTCGGGGAAGAGCGGTGCGCGGACGCCTTGCGGGAAACGCTGGAAGCGGGCTCGCAGGCGTACCACCCCGTCACGGAACGCCCTCTGTTCGCTTTCCGGCTCCACCAGTTCCTGTCCAAGGGCGACACGGTCTACGTCACCCTGGAGAGCAAGGCCGGCCGCCACGCCACCCGTGACTACCAGCGGGTGCGGCCCGGCACCGACGGGCATGTCCTGATGCCGCTTGCCTTCTGCCGCGAGTGCGGTCAGGAGTACCTCACCGTGTGGCGTACGGAGAGAGACGGAGAGATCCGCTACGAACCGCGCCGCGACACCGCTGCCACCGGGGGCCGGGCAGGCGACGGGTACCTCTACATCGATACCGACCGCTACCCGGACACCGCCCCCTGGCCCCACACTTCGGACGAGGCCATCGCCGACCGGCGGCTGCCCGAGTCCTGGCTGGAGATCGACGACAAGGGCCAGGAGGTCGTCAAGAAGTCCTACCGCGACCGGCTGCCGCGAGCCGTCACCGTCGATCCGTACGGCAACGAGTCCAAGGGCGAGCTGCACGCGGCGTTCATCCCCGCTCCGTTCCTGTTCTGCCTGCACTGCTCGGTCGCCTACGAGCAGACTCGTGGCAAGGACTTCGCCAAGCTGGCCACCCTGGACCAGGAAGGCCGCTCCTCGGCGACCTCGCTGATATCCGCGTCCGTGGTGCGTTCCCTGGACAGCGTGCCGGAAGCGGCGCTCCCCAAGGAGGCCCGCAAACTCCTCACGTTCGTCGACAACCGTCAGGACGCCTCCCTCCAGGCCGGTCACTTCAACGACTTCGTCCAGGTCACCGAGTTACGCGGGGCGCTGTACCGGGCCGTCGTCGACGCGGGGCAGGACGGCATCCAGCACGAGGAACTGACGTCCCGGGTCGCCAACGCCCTCGCCCTCGACCCCTCCGTCTACACCGGCGAGAGCGATCTGCCACCGCGCCTGGCGGCTGCCGCGGCCAGGACCCTGCGGGATGTGATCGCCTTCCGGCTCTATCTCGACCTGGAACGCGGCTGGCGCGTCACCATGCCGAACCTGGAGCAGACGGGACTCCTGGAGATCGACTACGCCGACCTTCCCTGGGTCGCCGAGCGGGAGGACCGCTGGGCGAAGGCCCATCCGTCGCTGCGCGAGGCCGATACCTCGCTGCGGGCGGAGATCATGAAGGTGCTGCTCGACGAGATGCGCCGATCCCTCGCCATCGACGTCCAGTATTTCCGCGACGACTTCGACTCGCTGCAGAGCGCAAGCGAGGAACGGCTCGTCGACCCGTGGCGGCTATCCAAGAGCGACAGCCCCAAGGTCGCCACCGCCTACCCCAGGTCCTCCAAGCCCGGCATGGACCGCACGGGCCTGTTCCTCTCCGCGCGCGGCAAGTACGGGAAGTACCTCCGCCGTACGCACCGGGGGTTCCGCGACGGCCTGGACCAGACCGAACTCCAGACCGTCATCGAGGATCTGCTCAAGGTCCTCAGGAACGCCGGACTCGTGACCGAGGTGTCCGTGGCACCTCAGCGGGCCCGGTACGTCCGCAGGCCGCCGGCGACCGCCACCGGCTACCGGGTGTCCGCCGCCGCCATCATCTGGCGGGCCGGCACCAGCGAGACCGGGGCCCACGACCCTCTCACCCGTACGTATGCCAGCGGGGACGGGCCGCGCGTCAACGCCTTCTTCCGCCAGCTCTACCGCGAGGCGGCAGACGGCCTCTCCGGCCTGCTCGCCCGCGAACACACCGCCCAGGTCGCCCCCGCCGACCGGCAGCAGCGGGAGGAGGACTTCGGCAAGGCAGATCTCAAGCTGCTCTACTGTTCCCCGACGATGGAGCTGGGCGTCGACATTTCCTCGCTCAACGCCGTCATGATGCGCAACGTCCCTCCCACCCCGGCCAACTACGCCCAGCGCAGCGGCCGTGCGGGGCGAAGCGGCCAGCCCGCGCTCGTCACCACGTACTGCGCCACCGGCAACAGCCACGACCAGTACTACTTCCGCCGTTCGCACCGGATGGTCGCCGGCGCCGTCGCCCCGCCCCGCCTGGACCTGGCCAACGAGGACCTGGTCCGCTCCCACCTCCAGGCCATCTGGCTCGCCGAGGCCGGGCTCGCGCTGGGCCGAGCAATACCTCAGGTCCTCGACATCGCCCACCACGAGTCGTCGGGCCGCCCAGCCCCCGGACTCGACCTCCTCGACGACATCCGGACCGCCTCCCACGACCCAGGCGCGCAGGCTCGCACAGTCGCCGCCGCCCGGCGCGTCCTGGGCCCACTGCTGCCCCGGTTCGGAGAAACGACCTGGTGGGACGAGAGGTGGATCGAGGATGCGGTGGGCAGGGCCCCGCGCGACTTCGACCGGGCCTTCGACCGCTGGCGCGACCTCTACCGCACGGCCCTGGTCGATCAGTACGTGCAGAACAAGAGAGTCCTCGACCACACGCTGACCGAGAAGAGCCGGCGTGACGCCTTCCGCCGCCGTACGCAGGCGGAGACCCAGCTCAACCTGCTCAAGAACGAGAGCGCGGACAACCGGTCCGTCCTCTCCGACTTCAATCCGTACCGCTACCTGGCGTCCGAGGGCTTCCTGCCCGGCTACTCCTTCCCCCGGCTGCCGCTTGCCGCCTACATCCCCACTCGCGGCGGCCGTCAGGGCGACGGCGACTACCTCCAGCGGCCCCGCTTCCTCGCCATCCGCGAGTTCGGGCCCGGCGCGCTCATCTACCACGAGGGCGCCCGCTACCAGGTCACCCGCATTCAGCTTCCACCGGACTCCACCGGCGACATCTCCACCGGCGAGGCCCGGCGCTGCGCCCACTGCGGGTACCTCGACGAACCCGAGCAGCGCCGGGACACGTGCGAGATGTGCCAGAAGCCGCTGGGCGCGCCCACCTACGGCCTCCTGCACCTGCACACCGTCTACACGCGGCACCGTGAGCGCATCTCCTCCGACGAGGAAGAGCGCCGCAGGGCCGGCTACCGGTTGGAGACGTCGTACCGCTTCCGGTACCACGGCACGCGCCGCGGACGCCAGGACGCCCGCCTCGCGGACTCCGCCGGCGCCCTCGCCACGCTCACCTACGGAGACTCCGCCACGGTCCGTATCACCAACGTCGGCAGACTGCGTGCCAAGGACAACGAGCCGCCCGGCTACTGGCTCGATCCGGCCGACGGGCGCTGGATGAACGAGCGGGATGCCTCCGACGCTTCCGGCGACTCCAGCGAGATGCCCGTCGTCGACGCGGACGGCAAGGAGAAGCGCCGTAAGAAGCGGGTCATCCCGTTCGTCGAGGACCGCCGCAACATCCTCGTCGTCACTCTCGACGAGCCACTGCCGGAACCGGTCGCCCTGACGCTCATGTACGCCTTGGAGCGCGGCATCGAGACCGCATTCGAGCTGGAGGACTCCGAGCTGACCAGCGAGTTGCTGCCACCGGCCGACGGACCGTGCGACCGGCTGCTGTTCACCGAGGCCGCGGAGGGGGGCGCGGGCGTCCTGCGCCGCATCCAGGCAGAACCGGGAGCCCTCGCCAGGGCCGCCCGGCAGGCGCTGGCCGTCTGCCACTTCGACGAGCACGGCGAGGACGACGCGGGGCCGCAGTCCGACCGCCCCTGCGCCCGTGGCTGTTACGACTGCCTGCTCACGTACGGCAACCAGCTCCACCACGGCGCGATCAACCGTCACGACGTCACCGACCTGTTGCTGCGGCTCGCGTCGGCTGTGGCCACGAGTGAGAAGCGCGGTGAGACCAGCACGGAACAGCACCTCAGGCTCATGACTGCCACGGCCACCGCCACCGCTTCAGCCCCGGCCGCCGAAAGCGGTCCGGCCGAAGCCGCCGCACCGACCGAGGCGGAGTTCCTTGACTGGCTCAGGGATCATGGCCTCCGCCTGCCCGATGAGGCGGGGATCACTGTCTCCGGGGCCGATGCCCGCCCCGACTTCGTCTACCGGATGCCGGGCGTCAACCTCGCGGTCTTCGTAGGCGGCGAGGACGGGCCGGGGCGGGACGAGGACGCCGAGGACCGGCTGGACGTCGCCGGCTGGGACGTCATCCGCTTCCCCAGGGGCGGCGACTGGGAAGCCATCGCCGCCGAACACGCCCACTACTTCGGCCTCGGCCCGTCCCGATGA